From the Maioricimonas rarisocia genome, one window contains:
- a CDS encoding DUF3419 family protein, with protein sequence MAWERLSRTYFNLIHKNNLVYNTCWEDPRLDHVALDLGPDDNVLVITSAGCNALDYALAGPNRVYAVDMNPRQNALLELKLAGIRHLDYETFFELFGTGSSPQWSTIYHERLRKTLTPESRSYWDRRSKFFDGSTRRSSFYFWGSSGTFAWLVNGYINRVAKIRDGIDTLLNASTVEEQQEIYRDRQLRESLFRPMITWMLRRDATLAMLGVPRSQRRQLDEGYPGGVVQFIVDRIETVFADRPLHDNYFWRVYLTGSYTPECCPEYLKPDNFQKLKDGLVDKVEVHTNSILGFLDENDVTVSRFVLLDHMDWLWANLRDVLSAEWQAIHDRAAEKTRIIWRSAGLEVDFVDPITINGKHGQTRLGELLTYNPELASELHERDRVNTYGSFYIADLTA encoded by the coding sequence ATGGCTTGGGAACGCTTGAGCCGTACCTACTTCAATCTCATCCACAAAAACAACCTGGTCTACAACACCTGCTGGGAAGACCCCCGGCTCGATCACGTAGCCCTCGACCTGGGACCGGACGACAACGTCCTGGTGATCACGTCGGCCGGTTGTAACGCACTCGACTACGCGCTGGCCGGCCCCAATCGCGTCTATGCGGTCGACATGAACCCCCGGCAGAACGCCCTGCTCGAGCTGAAGCTGGCGGGCATCCGGCATCTCGACTACGAAACGTTCTTCGAGCTGTTCGGCACGGGCAGCAGCCCGCAGTGGTCGACGATCTATCACGAGCGGCTGCGGAAGACCCTCACGCCCGAATCACGCAGTTACTGGGACCGGCGCTCGAAGTTCTTCGACGGCTCCACCCGTCGTTCGAGCTTCTATTTCTGGGGCTCTTCCGGGACGTTCGCCTGGCTGGTGAACGGTTACATCAACCGGGTCGCGAAGATCCGCGATGGCATCGACACCCTGCTCAACGCATCGACCGTCGAAGAACAGCAGGAAATCTATCGCGACCGGCAGCTCCGCGAATCGCTGTTCCGCCCGATGATCACCTGGATGCTGCGCCGCGATGCGACGCTCGCCATGCTGGGCGTGCCCCGCAGCCAGCGACGACAGCTGGACGAAGGGTATCCCGGCGGCGTGGTGCAGTTCATCGTCGACCGTATCGAGACCGTGTTCGCCGACCGTCCCCTGCACGACAACTACTTCTGGCGGGTCTACCTGACCGGTTCGTACACGCCCGAGTGCTGTCCGGAGTATCTCAAGCCTGACAACTTCCAGAAGCTCAAGGACGGTCTCGTCGACAAGGTCGAGGTGCACACGAACTCGATTCTCGGATTTCTCGACGAGAACGACGTGACCGTCTCGCGGTTTGTGCTGCTCGATCACATGGACTGGCTGTGGGCGAACCTCCGTGACGTCCTCTCGGCCGAGTGGCAGGCGATTCACGATCGGGCTGCCGAGAAAACCCGCATCATCTGGCGCAGTGCCGGCCTCGAGGTCGACTTCGTCGATCCGATCACGATCAACGGCAAACACGGTCAGACCCGGCTGGGCGAACTGCTGACGTACAACCCGGAACTGGCCAGCGAGCTGCACGAGCGGGACCGGGTGAATACGTACGGCAGCTTCTACATCGCCGACCTGACTGCCTGA
- a CDS encoding class I SAM-dependent methyltransferase yields the protein MTENSSSLLGDLKILWHLAARRVRGGTHAERLENFYSGQADNYDSFRKRMLHGRREMIDRVPVSEGDVWIDLGAGTGENAEHLGERIGSLGQMYLVDLAPSLLNVASQRIEARGWDNVTTACADATTFRPPEGTADVVTFSYSLTMIPDWFRAIENALALLKPGGRIGVVDFYVARKYPAEGHRKHGWSTRTVWPAWFGSDNVFLSPDHVPFLESHFETEVLEENRGKVPYLPLVRAPYYFFVGRKPSGT from the coding sequence ATGACCGAGAACTCATCGTCGTTGCTGGGTGACCTGAAGATCCTGTGGCATCTCGCCGCCCGCCGCGTTCGTGGTGGAACGCATGCCGAGCGACTCGAGAACTTCTACTCGGGTCAGGCGGACAACTACGACTCGTTTCGCAAGCGGATGCTGCACGGCCGCCGCGAAATGATCGATCGTGTGCCCGTCTCGGAAGGAGATGTGTGGATCGATCTGGGAGCCGGCACAGGCGAGAACGCCGAGCATCTCGGTGAACGGATCGGATCACTCGGGCAGATGTACCTGGTCGATCTGGCGCCGTCGCTGCTGAACGTCGCCTCCCAGCGGATTGAGGCCCGCGGCTGGGATAACGTCACGACCGCCTGTGCCGACGCGACCACCTTTCGGCCACCGGAAGGAACTGCCGACGTCGTCACGTTCTCGTATTCGCTGACGATGATCCCCGACTGGTTCCGGGCCATTGAAAATGCTCTGGCGCTGCTGAAGCCGGGCGGGCGTATCGGCGTGGTCGACTTCTACGTGGCCCGAAAGTATCCGGCAGAGGGCCATCGCAAGCATGGCTGGAGCACACGCACAGTCTGGCCGGCTTGGTTCGGCTCGGACAACGTGTTTCTCTCGCCGGATCACGTGCCGTTTCTCGAAAGCCACTTCGAGACCGAGGTTCTCGAGGAGAACCGCGGCAAGGTGCCGTACCTGCCGCTGGTCCGGGCACCGTACTATTTCTTCGTAGGCCGCAAGCCGTCCGGGACGTAG